In the genome of Longimicrobium sp., the window GTGCAGAAGGGCATTCCCCAGGGGCAGGCGGCGTCCATTGTGACGCTGGGGTACATCGAAGACATGGTGTTCTTCGCCTTCGCCATCCCCGCGTCCATCATCATCTCCGAGGCGTGGGAGCTTCCCGTGCTGCGCTCCATCGGCCGGGAGCTGCGGGGAAAGGTGCTGCTGGTGGTGGTGGGGGTGGCCGTGCTGATCGTGCTCGTTCGCGTGCTGTTCCGCGCCATCCTGCGCGGCGCGCTGGGCGAAAAGGCGCGGGCGTGGGGGCTGAAGTTCGCCGCGCGCTTCAAGCGGCGCACGCGCAAGACGCGGCACGACTTCCGTACGGTGAGGGACCTGGTGATCACCCGGGGCAAGAGCCGGTTCGTGCTGGCGGTGCTGATCACCGCCGTGCAGTGGACCTGCCGCTACTCCGTCGTGACGGCCCTGGCGT includes:
- a CDS encoding lysylphosphatidylglycerol synthase transmembrane domain-containing protein, with the translated sequence LIWARFIGHRVSFRDMFRVTLGAELTSSVFPTSSGGEVFRWGMMVQKGIPQGQAASIVTLGYIEDMVFFAFAIPASIIISEAWELPVLRSIGRELRGKVLLVVVGVAVLIVLVRVLFRAILRGALGEKARAWGLKFAARFKRRTRKTRHDFRTVRDLVITRGKSRFVLAVLITAVQWTCRYSVVTALAYFFKAPVDPVLFFLLQWVIFTGMMFVPTPGASGGAEAMFYVVYQALLPAGLIGIVTALWRMLTFYLSLALGSVIFLAFNIADARTRVRRRRADVPERV